From the Scyliorhinus canicula chromosome 4, sScyCan1.1, whole genome shotgun sequence genome, the window tttttttttttttacacagagggtagtgggtgcctggaactcactgctggaggaggtggtggaagcagggacgagtgtgacgtttaaggggcatcttgacaaacacatgaaaaggatgggaatagagggacacggacccaggaagtgtagaagattttagtttagatgggcagcatggtcggcgcaggcttggagggcccaagggcctcttcctgtgctgttcttttctttggtctttgttaaaaagggcagTAGCATGGTCAATTAATTAATGTCTATCGGCCATTCTTGGATTTTCAACCAGGTATCAAGTTGATCATATGGCAGAATGGTCACGTGGAGGGTTTCTATGTCCCGAAACCTTTCCAATAATCTTGAAAAATCTTAGCAGCAGGGGTTGGGAAATAAATCTGTGCGGGATGAAATTTTCAAGCCcttcccgccagcaggatcttGTAGTCCCACCAATGATCACCCGCGCTGCGGGTTCCCTGGCAGTGGAGGGTGCGAGCCATGCAAAACACCGTAGGCATTGAAGGAATGGAAATATCCTCCCAGAGGCCAGTGTCAAGCCGTCTCCACCGCCGGAAAATATGCCACATGGTGTGGGCTGAATATGCCACCCCATATTTTTAATAGATCATTGTGTTTTAATGGATCctggaaataatttttaaaatttagggaAACTAATTCTACATTTATTGTGCACGAGGAGAGTGAAAGTACAAAAATTGTCAAGGGTCACAGATTTTTCAACAAATCTTGTGAAATTCAACTAAAAAGTAGCTGAAGCAAAAAAAAGACAATTTAAAACAGACACCAAAATCATAGAAGTGTGGAAGGGTAAGCCAAGATCCTGGGTCCACCCTTGCATGAGGTCTGCACATGGTTCAGTGCAGTTGTTTTCGGTCACAATGACAATTAAATCAGTTTCCCTTATGTTCCCCAATGGAGGgtgttattttgttttaaaaagaaaattcacaAACATACACAATAAAATATAGTGCCAGAACACACCAAACAGACTTTTGTTTTATGGTATTCTAAACATTAACATTTATTAACCTGCAGGTTTCTCCCCATTTTCTCAATAAGTcacccattttcatttcattcacactCTAAAGAGTGATCAAGATAAAATGTATGCAGCACTCAAGTGTGACTTAGGGACTGCCTGCAATTTAAAGGATTGTTGAGCTGGGGGGAATCTTGGAGGAACATCAAAATAAACCCAATTTATCAACAAACAAGGTAAAAAGTTTTGAACTGTAGTCTTTGTTTCTGTGCACAACAAATTGGCCTATTCAAATAAAATTTAAAGTGTGAGGAGCTAGCAATAAACTAGTTATCCATGTTAAATGTTACAGTAGGTGCCAGATATTGCCTTTCCAGACATTTGCCACATACACCTTTACAAGATGCTTCACTGAAACATTCCCAATTGTATCATAAATCAAAGCAAAAGTTTTGTTAAACATATGGGATACCAGTTTGTAATGGCCATATAAAGTTTTAggtacaattattattttttgtgtGATACACTAGTTATCAGTCACACCAATTCAGAGTGACCATTTAATAATAAAATACAGCAATGAGACACAATCAGAGATTTCTTGAGCAGGATTTATGCTGCAATCATATACATAGTATCTGAATTAGTAATTTCTAAATATGTGGAAGAGATGACATTCAGGCTCAGTCCCACGTATTAAAAAGTTTGCATCTCATTCACAATTCAGTGCCTCAACCAGCTAAACTTCATGTTGCAGACAGACTGTATAAACTGTCAATTCTAGCTCACTTAAATGGGTTAGTGTAAGAATGACCATCGAATTATGGGACATCAGTGCAATGATTTACAAGCAATGTTTGTCATCTTACCCAGGCTGCAATTAAAAGACTACCAAACTAGTTACGTGGCAAATATTTGCAACTGTTCATTTGTATCGAACTTTCACATATTTTCCTAAACATCTACCAACTTAACTGCTGAGCTTAAGAATCAAACGGTAGTAAGAGACGGGTACAAGTTTCTCAGTTCGGTTAACAATGTACTGAGCCAGGTAGGCATGTCAACAGTTAAACAAGTGACGAAAAGCACCAGTCACTGCTCGAAACTTAGTTCTTTTCTCTCGATCTCTTCAGCTATTTGCACAAAACTTAACAAATGAAAACAAAACATATTGGGCCCTAGAGCTCAGAATTATGGGCTGCTGTATCAGTAGAAGTGTTTCGCTGACCAGTATGCAGATCCAAACATGACCATGGGCCAATAGGTCTCCACACTGAGTAACATTCACTGACAGGGAGAGCACCATGCCAGTACTGTATTGTTAGATGACATCTTCTTCAAAACGTTCAAACCCCCCTTCATCATCTTCTGCAGTAAATTCATTAGGTTTCAACTGGTTCTGGTGTTTGATTCCCTGGATGTGTGCCTGAAACTGTTCTATTGAGTTCAGAACAATGTTACAGGTGTTACAGGGGTAGCCtttatcagcagcagcagcagcagcagagttatAACCAATTTGTCCCAGTTGTTCCAACAACTTTGCTTTTGTCTCACGTTTCTTGTGTCTTTTACCCACATAGTGTTGTTTGGCAATAGCAGGCTGGTTGAAAAAAGCTTGGCAGAGGCTACAGTACTTGTCAGGGTCACTGCTCCCAGGCTCAGCATTGGGCTGCACAGCAGAAGTTGGGGCAATTTCTTTCTTTGCCTTAGGGGCAGCAGCGGATTCTGgggttttttcttcttctttcagCTTCAATTTCAGAGTTTTTGCATGGTTTTTCCCTTGGTAATGCGACTGGGCCACAACTGGCGACGTAAAGGTCATATTACACAGCGGGCAGTACTTGTTTCGATCCACTTCTCCATTGCTGCTGCCAGTGGGGTCCTTCTTTATTATTTTGGCGACTGGTTCACCATCTTGATGGAGCTCCTCGTAGCGGCGCACTTTGTTAGCATGTTTCTTGCTCTGGTAATGCGCCAGTCTCTGGGACTCTGAGATCAGCACGGCGTTGCACACTTTGCAGTGCGTGTCCGTGAAGAGCTCGCTGTTTCCTTCGATGATCTTTTGTACTGCCCCGCTGCCGGCGGAGCCGTCCCCGGCACCGGCCGGCTTGAAGCTTTCCATCAGCTGAGGGATCGGTCGCTCCGCCGCCATTGCTCCAAGTCCGACCTCCCCCACCCTcgctgggacagagagagagcgcgcggcgATCTCGCGCGAACACAGCAGGGCGGCCTCTGTTTTAAAGGGGAATTGGCTCCTGGCTGAGCTCACCCACAGCCAGAGTCATTCTGTGCAACAAAGTCTAAACATGAAGCACGGTGGCACCTCATCTTAGATATGAAGATGGTTTAGGTTCATACTTAAGACACACTTGACATTTGAGCTCTGTTCTCCCAAGAGACACTAGTATTATTTATCAATGCAAAATGAAGCCTGACACCATGAACACCTGTGAGAGACTCCAATGTTTTCCAAACTTAACTGTGAACAGCTCTTGACCAACATGAAAAACCTTCATGAACTGTTGATATTCTCTTCCCACGCCATGCTTCACATCCTCTAACAATAGGCAGTTAATTAAATTGCGCTATTGAGAACTCCAAATTTATTACTCCCCAGAacattaataataacctttattgtcacaagtgggtttacattatgactgcagtgaagttactgtgaaaagccccgagtcgccaaattccggcacctgtccagggacacggggagaattcagaatatccagttcacctaacagcatgtcttttggaagttgtgggagggaaccagagcacccgtaggaaacccacacagacaggaagaacatgcagactccacacagacagtgacccaagccgggaatcaaaccagggaccctggcgttgtgaagcaacagtgttacccactgtgctaccattcgcCTACAATAAGTGTTTATACTAAGTGTACTGTTCTGATCACCAGCAATATGATGTTAGCTATGTCAAAAAGGCCAGTTCTACTGTGGATACATAGGATGCACAAAATCACCTGGTGGGAACTGGCACCATTGGGCACAGTGGCCCTTTAATGGCAGACTTGGTGCATTGTGATAGCTTTCACGGTTTCAGCTCTATGTTGGGGTTGTACACTAGTCAATGCATTTATATCACCAGATGCAGCGGGTAGCATTGCCATTCCGTACAATTGCTTTTTGGTTCAATCATCTGATATTACAGGAATGTACCAACCATTGGGAAAAGGCCAGAAAAATGTTGCACAGGTGTTCCTTCCCACAAACAACTTTCTTCACCATTCCCTGCACTCATTGCATTGTGACACAGCAGTTGAATATATAGGAATGTGTAATTAGTGGGAAGAAAACTCTGGAAGTTTTTAACATAAACATGGAAATCCACAGCTGGTCGAACTGCAATGTATCTTCTTTACATTCTGTAATTTCACATCTATCTGCATTGAATGGTGTGGTTCCACATCACTGAAACCGTAAATGCTATTCCAGTACACCAAGTCTGCCAGAAAAGGAGTACGCCGGTGAAGGGCAGGCCACCTTTACTTTGAAATCAGTAATTTGTCATTCACATCTTGCACAATGAAATTTGATTTCCAATTTATTACCTTTCCATCATAATCTTTTCAATATCATTGATATCTTTTCAAATGATGAGCTTCACAAAATCAGATTGCTGATTTTATAGTGTACACTTTGGGTAATTCAAGTTATGCTGTTGCACATCTGTAGCCCTGGAAAAAACAGTCCACCTTGATTTGTGTTACTTTTTATCCAGTCACAGGATGAGTTCACTGCATGCTAGGCCAGCACttactgcccatctctaattgtcctggcaaccttgaaccgctgcagtctatatGGTGTAGCTACACCAACAGAGGACTTCCAGGCTTATGAGACGATGATTGTGAAGAAATGGCAGCATACTTCAtaatcaggatgatgtgtggcttggaggcaaacttgcaggtgatggtgttcccatgttttTGCTGCTCTGACAGGGGTTTAGAAAGTGATGTTGAAGAAGCCTTGCCGAGATGCTGCAACATGCTACTTCTATGATTGACTGGTGATGGTGACATTCAATATTTAAAGCAATGGATggggttgatttgatttgatttaatttagatttattgtcacgtgtacccagttacagtgaaaagttttgttctgcgtacagtctagacagatcattccatacatgaaaaacataggacataatgataatacacaatggaaatacatagacacatacaTTGGGTGATGCATGCAGAATATAATGCTTCAACAGTAAAGAAGATGAATAGAGAAATCAGTTTAGACCATAAAACGGACATTcaggagactggtaacagcgggtaagaagctgtttttcaatatgttagtgcatgttctcagacttttgtatcttctgcccgatggaagaggttggtagaaagaataacccaggtgggaggggtctttgagttTGCTTTTCCCAGATAGTGGGAGGTggagacagagttaatggatgggaggtgggttgacgtgatggactggctgtgttcacgactctctgaagtttcttgcggtcttgggccgagcagttgccataccaggcagtaatgcagccagataggatactttcttttttttttttaataatttttattaagattttcacaaaatataaacaacaaaacaatatgaacaaaacaaccatggtaagaacccaagaacaacaaccacccaactacaaaaacaactacaaaaacaaaaaaaagcaaacaacaaaaaggaaagagataacacccgccacatccaacaaacccatgtacacaattctccctcccaccgaaccaaacctcccccccccccgggttgctgctgctgccggcctatttccctaccgttccgccaggaggCTGCCACCGcataaagaacccctgtactgatcccctcagggcaaatttcaccttctaacaatttaatgaaccccgccatatcattgatccaggcctccacgcttgggggcctcgcatcctaccactgaagaagaatcctccgccgggctactagggacgcaaaggcaaggacatctgcatctttcgcctcctgcactcccggctccactgcaaccccaaaaatttcgagtgcccagcctggcttgaccctggatcccaccaccctcgacaccgtccttgctacccccttccaaaactcccccagtgctgggcatgcccaaaacatatgggttcgctgggctcccccagcacctagcacacctgtcttcgcccccgaaaaacctactcatcctcgtcccagtcatgtgggccctatgcagcatcttgaactgtatgaggctaagcctcacacaggaagaggaggaattcactctctccagggcatccgcccacatcccctcctcaatctcctcacccagctcctcttcccatttacccttcagttcctccaccgaggcctcatctacctcctgcattacccggtatatgtccaaaatcctccctcctgcaacccacacccccgagagcaccctgtcccgtaccccacgtgggggcaacaaggggaacccctccacctgccgcctggcaaatgccctaacccgcatgtaccgaaacatgttccccggggggagcccaaacttcccctctaactcccccaagctcgcaaacctcccctccacaaacaggtccctcaacctcctaacccctaccctgtgccagcccagaaatccgccatcaatgctccctggaacaaactgatggttcccccgtatcggggcctccatcgagcccctcacTTCTccactatgccgtctccattgcccccaaattttgagggtagccgccaccaccgggctcgtggtatacctcgttggagggagcgacaacggcgccgttaccagcgcctccaggctcgtgcccacacaggacgccatctccatcctcttccatgctgccccttccccgtccattacccacttacgcaccatcactgcgttggcagcccaatagtacccacatacgttgggcagcgccaacctcccccatcccagccccgttccaagaacacccttctcaccctcggagtcccatgcgcccacataaatcccgtaatactcctgttaactctcctaaaaaaggccttcgggataaggattggaaggcactggaacaggaacaaaaacctcgggagcaccatcatcttaacggactgcaccctccccgccagtgacagcggtaacatatcccaccttttgaactcctcctccatctgctccaccaaccttgtgaggttgagcttgtgcagggccccccagctcccagccacctggacccctaggtacctgaagctcttccctgcctgcttcagtgggagcctaccaatcctctCCTCctaatcccccgggtgcaccacgaacaactcgctcttgcccaggttcagcttatatccagagaagcccccaaattcgctgagaatcctcatcacccctccaccgggtccgccacatacagcaacaggttgtcCGCATAAAGTGAcattcgatgctcctccccacc encodes:
- the LOC119964809 gene encoding zinc finger protein 346-like isoform X2, producing the protein MAAERPIPQLMESFKPAGAGDGSAGSGAVQKIIEGNSELFTDTHCKVCNAVLISESQRLAHYQSKKHANKVRRYEELHQDGEPVAKIIKKDPTGSSNGEVDRNKYCPLCNMTFTSPVVAQSHYQGKNHAKTLKLKLKEEEKTPESAAAPKAKKEIAPTSAVQPNAEPGSSDPDKYCSLCQAFFNQPAIAKQHYVGKRHKKRETKAKLLEQLGQIGYNSAAAAAADKGYPCNTCNIVLNSIEQFQAHIQGIKHQNQFLGKYVKVRYK
- the LOC119964809 gene encoding zinc finger matrin-type protein 4-like isoform X1 yields the protein MAAERPIPQLMESFKPAGAGDGSAGSGAVQKIIEGNSELFTDTHCKVCNAVLISESQRLAHYQSKKHANKVRRYEELHQDGEPVAKIIKKDPTGSSNGEVDRNKYCPLCNMTFTSPVVAQSHYQGKNHAKTLKLKLKEEEKTPESAAAPKAKKEIAPTSAVQPNAEPGSSDPDKYCSLCQAFFNQPAIAKQHYVGKRHKKRETKAKLLEQLGQIGYNSAAAAAADKGYPCNTCNIVLNSIEQFQAHIQGIKHQNQLKPNEFTAEDDEGGFERFEEDVI